TTGGCTTTGGTATTGATGGGAGAAGGGGAAGTGTTCTACAAAGGAGAACGAATGGAGGCGATCACGGCATTATCGAAAGAAGGCATACTGCCGCTGACACTGAAAGCGAAAGAAGGGCTGGCTTTGATCAATGGCACGCAGGCGATGACGGGGATGGGTCTGGTCAATTACATTGAAGCGGAGCAGCTTGCCCATCAAACAGAGGCGATTGCTTCCATGACGCTGGAAGGGTTGCGCGGCATCGAAGACGCCTTTGATGCGGATGTGCATCTTGCCCGCGGTTATCGCCAGCAAACGGAAGTTGCTGAAAGGATTCGCCGCATGATCAACGGGAGTCAGCTCATCACCAAGCAAGGGGAGCTCCGGGTACAGGATGCTTATTCGCTTCGCTGCATCCCGCAGGTGCACGGGGCATCCTGGCAAACGCTCGATTATGTAAAAGAAAAACTGGAAATCGAAATGAATGCTGCGACGGATAATCCGCTTATTTTCGATGATGGTGAAAAGGTTATTTCCGGGGGCAACTTCCATGGCCAGCCGATAGCGTTTGCGATGGACTTCATGAAAATCGCCGTTGCCGAGCTTGCTAACATTTCCGAGCGCCGCATAGAGCGACTCGTCAATCCCCAGTTGAATGATTTACCGCCATTCCTCAGTCCGTCACCTGGCTTGCAATCGGGGGCGATGATCATGCAATATTGTGCTGCTTCTCTCGTTTCTGAAAATAAAACATTGGCACATCCGGCAAGTGTGGATTCCATTCCATCTTCAGCGAATCAGGAGGATCATGTGAGCATGGGGACGATTGGATCGCGACACGCCCATCAAATCATTCAAAACGTCCGCCGCGTATTGGCGATTGAGCTCATTTGTGCCCTGCAAGCGGTGGAATACCGAGGGACGGAAAAAATGGCTCCGTTCACGAAGGATTTTTACACGGAAGCAAGAAAAATCATTCCTAGCATTACGCAAGATCGAATCTTTGCAAAGGATATTGAAGCAGCCGCCAGCTGGTTACTTGAAATCGATTGGAATTCCTTCATTCATGGGAACTTGCCCACGACATGATGTGGAATGACAGAATGTAAGATGGAAGCGATTCTCTTCTAAACGTTAGGCTTATAAGCTCTTTACGGGTTTTTAAGCCTGACAATGCTACATAAAGTACATGGTTCCCAATCCCAAGCAGTTCTGCTGAAAAGAGACTTGGACACAGGAAAAATCGAAAGCTGCAAACGATTATATGGTCGAATTTGATTTAAGGATTAAAAATGCATGCTTGGAGGGGAATTAATTTGGAAAATCGCCAATTGCAACTGCCCGTTAAAACGGAGCAAAACGAACCGCCCCATACTTTGCAAAGGAAATTAAAAGCACGTCACCTGACGATGATTTCATTAGGCGGCGCAATTGGAACGGGACTTTTTCTTGGAAGCGGCCCGGCCATCCATTCTGCAGGGCCGGGCGGGGCATTGGTTGCATATGCCGTCATTGGCATCATGGTTTATTTCATTATGACAAGTCTAGGGGAATTGGCTTCATTCATGCCAGTCAGCGGCGCTTTCAGTACCTATGCCACAAGATTCATCGATCCCGCAATCGGATTTGCGCTTGGCTGGAACTATTGGTTCACATGGGCGATGACGCTTGCCGCGGAACTCTCTGCCGCAACGATGGTCATGAAATTCTGGTTTCCCCACAGTCCATCATTTTTATGGAGTTCCATGTTTTTAGTTTTGATATTCCTATTGAATTACATATCCGTTAAAGGGTATGGCGAAGGGGAATATTGGTTTTCACTCATCAAGGTCGCGACAATTGTCATTTTTATCGTTGTCGGTATATTGATGATATTCGGAATCATGAACGGAGAGGCGATCGGTTTTAAAAATTTCACGGTAGGTGACGCGCCGTTTGCTGGCGGGTTCTTGGCGACATTGGGAATTTTCATAGCTGCTGGCTTTTCTTTTCAAGGAACGGAAATCGTCGGTGTGGCAGCGGGTGAGAGCGAGGACCCTGCCAAAAATGTTCCCAAGGCCGTTCGCAGCATCTTTTGGCGAATATTCCTCTTTTATATTTTAGCGATATTGATCATCGGCTTGATTGTTCCTTATACGAATGGGAGTCTTCAGGGACATACGATCATGGTCAGCCCGTTCACGATGGTATTCGAAAAAGTGGGACTGGCATTTGCAGCTTCGGTGATGAATGCCATCATCTTAACCGCCGTATTATCCGCAGGTAATTCAAGTCTCTATGTGACAAGCCGTATGCTGTACTCCATGGCAAATGAAGGGCTGGCACCAAAGATCTTCGGAAAGCTCAATAAACGCGGCGTTCCGATCTGGGGACTTATCGTCACTTCACTTGTAGGCATGCTCGCATTTTTCGCTTCCGTTTTCGGTGACGGAGTGATATATGTTTGGCTGATGAATGCTGTCGGAGTCACGGGTTTTATTTTTTGGCTTGGCATAGCGGCGAGTCATTACCGCTTTCGCAAGGCATACATCGCTCAAGGGCACTCATTGGCTGACCTTCCCTATCTGTCAAAATGGTTTCCCTTCGGTCCGATATTTTCGTTTGTCCTTTGTTTCTTCGTTTTATTGGCGCAAAACTATCAAGCTTTCCTGGGAGACCATATCAATTGGGCCGGTGTGATGGCTGCTTATCTTGGCATCCCGTTTTTTCTGGTGATGTGGCTTGGCTATAAGTTCATTAAGAAAACGAAAGTGATCCCGCTGGAAAAGTGCCAGATTGATTTTAATGAACACAGGAATATGTAATGTACGATAAGAAGGAAACCTTGAAATGGAACTATTTTCAAGGTTTTTTATTTGGAATTCGGGGTAATAAAATATGAGATTATCCGATTATAAAATTCACGCATCATTTAATTTTGGGTTTTATTGGAAAAACACTTCTTTAAAAAAACTGAAAAAAATTCATTGCCGTAAGTTTGCCCTTCGTTTTGAGGCTTACGAGGACGTTGATATATCAACGGTTTTTCGGGATTTCGGAACCCATGGAGTGGAATGTCATTTTGGGCATTTTAGGCAGGAATGCGGCAGTACATCATTTGAATTTATATTCATTGTTTGTTAAGGTAATGAAGTGCTTTAGGGATAAAGGTTCAGTCCCTATGCTGTGACTGACCAAAACATTAAAATAAAAACCATTATATTTCAGTTGGTATTTGCTGTGCCATTTCTTTTCCTCATTTGTATGCACCTCGTTTCCATGCTCAAATTAGACACATGGGAATTTTAATAATCATTTTACAAATGCGTTTTGGTGCCACATACCGCAGGCATCATTCCATCTGATTTAGGAAAATGAAATACTATAGAGGGAAATCTTTGTCCAAAACTTGGGCAAAATCTCTAAGTGGAAAAATCGTTTAGATTACAGTTGGTATAGGTTGTACCTGCTAATTTCCTCAGTTGTGATTGCACCTCTTTATCCTACTTGAAATGCTCAATTAATCACACATATATAATCCAAGTAAAGAATTCCTTCTTGGGAAGGATAAATAGTAATTATTTCTTTACACGAGGGTACCCCCATATATGTGTCCATTCCGCTTTTTTTTGACCGAACAAAAGAAAAAGTGTAGAGGTAGAACCGTTTTTTACATTCCGGTTATTTCAAGGGACTTGTGTATAAATCATCATCACTCGCATAAAACGGGGAAATTCAGCAAAACTGAAACATATGGGCAACTATTAGAATGAGGTGACTTGATGAAGCCATATGTAGAAGTCAGAAATGTCTCGAAAATTTTTGGGAAATCTCCAAAAGCAGCAACAGATTTATTGATTAAAGGCAAATCCAAAAAAGAAATCCTGAAAGAAACGGGACAGACTGTCGGCGTTAATAACGTGAATTTCGAGATTTATCCTGGCGAAATTTTTGTCATCATGGGTTTATCCGGTAGTGGTAAATCGACGTTGATTCGTATGTTCAATCGTTTAATCGATCCTACCCTTGGTGAAATATTGATTGGGGGAGAAGATATCGTAAAGATGAACGCCGCCCGCTTAAGGGAAGTCAGGCAAAAGAAAATAAGCATGGTGTTTCAAAACTTTGCTTTATTCCCGCATAAAACGATATTGGAAAACGCGGAATTCGGGCTCGAAATCCAAAAGGTCGATCCGGCAAAACGTCATGATAAAGCGATGAAGGCACTTGAGGCGGTTGGATTGAAGGGCTATGAAAATCAGCTTCCTTCCCAGCTTAGCGGCGGAATGCAGCAAAGGGTCGGATTAGCTCGTGCGCTAGCAAGTGACACGGACGTATTATTGATGGATGAAGCCTTTAGCGCCCTTGATCCATTGATACGTAAGGATATGCAGGATGAGCTGGTTGAAATTCAGGATCAGTATAAAAAAACGATCATTTTCATTACCCATGATCTTGATGAAGCGTTGCGAATCGGCGATAGGATCGCTCTTATGAAGGATGGAAGCGTGATTCAGCTGGGAACACCAGAACAAATCATGATGAATCCAGCCAATGAATTTGTCGAGAAGTTCGTTGAAGATGTTGATTTATCAAAAGTATTGACAGCTTCTCATGTGATGATCCGTCCAGAAAAAATCTCAGTTGACAGAGGTCCGAGGGTTGCCTTGGAAATCATGCGTAAACAGGGGTATTCCAGCATTTTCGTTGTGGATAGGAAGCAGAAATTATTGGGAGCGGTGACTGCTGAACAGGCTCGTCAGGCAATGAGCAATAATCAATCGATTTCTGAAGTGATGACAACGGATATCCCAACCGTAAAAGAGGATGAATTACTTGGAAACCTAATGGACGTGATGGCAACGTCAAGCTTGCCCATCTCAGTCATTGACGATGAGAAAAGAATTAAAGGGATTCTGCTCCGCGGTGCCGTAATCGGTGCCTTGGCAGGAAATAAAGATTCCTTGAATGAAATGGAGAGTGAATAATTCAATGAATATGCCGAAAATCCCATTAGGAGCTTGGGTCGATTCTTTAGTGGATTGGATAACTATTGTATTTGCTGGATTATTTACACTGATTACGAATGTGATTGAAGGACTATTGAATATACTTGTCGACGTAATGAGTGCAGGACCATCCATCGTGTTGATTTTAGTGCTGACCCTTCTGGTTACTTATACAAGCAGATGGCCATTAGGAATCTTTACACTTATCAGCTTACTATTGATTGATAACCTTGGTTATTGGGAATCAAGCATCCAAACACTGGCTATCGTCCTATTGTCAGGTTTCCTAACGATACTGATCGGGATACCGATTGGAATATGGTGCGCCCAAAATAATACGGTGCGCAAAATCGTTACCCCGATTTTGGACTTCATGCAAACGATGCCTGCATTCGTTTACTTGATCCCTTCGATATTATTCTTTGGGATAGGGGTAGTGCCGGGGATCATTGCGTCATTCATTTTCGCAATCGCACCGACCATCCGGATGACCAATCTAGGGATCCAGGAAGTGCCCAATGATTTAATCGAAGCATCGGATGCATTTGGCTCGACTAGCGGCCAGAAGCTAATCAAGGTACAAATACCTTTGGCCACTCCGACGATCATGGCAGGGGTCAACCAAAGCATCATGCTTGCATTATCCATGGTTGTTACAGCTTCATTGGTTGGTGCACCAGGACTTGGGGCAGATGTTTACCGCGCTGTCAGCCAAATAAATGTAGGACAAGGATTCGAAGCAGGACTATCCATCGTCATCATAGCAATCATTCTTGATCGTATTACGCAAAATCTTCGTAAGCCGGCTTACGAGCACATCGTTAGCAGAAAAATCATTGTAATCGTTCTTGCGATCCTCGTGGTTGCTACTGCACTATTCAGTACGTTTGCAAAAGACACGGGTGTGAAAGGCGATGAGAACAGTTTTGCTGCCAAAGCCAACTATGAAATCATCGGAATCGAACCTGGAGCAGGAATCATGAAGCAAACAAAAACCGCTATTTCCGATTATAAGCTGGATGATTGGAAGCTTGTGGAAGGATCTTCAGCTGCAATGGTAGCTGAATTGAAAAAGGCAATCGATAAAAAAGAACCAATCGTCGTTACAGGCTGGACACCGCATTGGATGTTCTCGAAATATGACTTGAAATATCTCGAAGATCCGAAGGAAGCATACGGCGGAGCTGAAAATATCAATTCGATCGCCAGGAAAGGTCTTGAACAGGATGCGCCAGGGGCCTATAAAATTCTTGATCAATTCTCCTGGGAAACGAAAGATATGGAAAATGTAATGGTTAATGTTGCAGAAGGAATGACTCCCTCAGAGGCAGCAGATAAATGGATAAAAGAGCATCAGGACAAGGTATCCAAATGGACCAAGGATGCTGTGCCAGGAAATGGTAAAAAAATCAAATTGGTTTATGTTGCCTGGGATACTGAAATTGCCAGCACGAACGTAATCGGCAAGGTATTGGAGAAAAACGGGTATGACGTAACATTAAGCCAAGTTGAGGTGGGACCAATGTTCGCAGGCGTGGCAAACGGAAGTGCCGATGCCATGGTGGCTGCGTGGCTCCCTAGTACACATAAGGAATACTATGATAAGTACAAAGCCGATTTGGTCGACCTTGGACCAAACTTAACTGGAACGAAAAATGGTCTGGTCGTACCTGATTATGTAGAAATCGATTCGATTGAAGACTTAAAATGAATGCAAAACGAGGGGATCTCATGAGAGGTCCCCTCGTTTTTTAGCTTATCACTTAGTGAATGGTGGGGCTGCTTAATGGATGGAAACGAACTTACCTGTCAATTGTTCTTCCGTTACTTCAATCTTCCCTTGTAAATCTTCAGCCAGTAGCACATAGCTTTTGACACCGATGAATTCAGAATGCGAGATTAAAAAGAATTTTGTTCCTTTTTTGTACGCAAAAGATTCATCTTTGACTAATTTATACATTTTCATCCTTTTTCCACCTTGACTGTTCATCTCTTTTGCATAAATGCAGCCAGCATATTTAACTTTTTCTGTTCCCTTTTTATAACATCACTAGCTAATTTGTCAACCATTTTCACCATGGAGGGCATGTCCATTTTTATCTGGAATTGGTTATGATTGAATGATAAAATTCAGTTGAGAATAAGCGTGTTCAGGAAGGTGTGGGAAAAAATGAAATCAATCATATTCGATGTCGATACAGGAATTGATGATGCCCTGGCGATGGCATATGCACTACATTCCCCAGAATTGGAGATACTCGGTTTTACGACCTGCTTCGGTAATGTGGCCGTTGAAGATGCGACTCGCAATACGCTAGCTGTTTTGGAAAAGTTAGATCGCCATATACCGGTATTCAGCGGAGCCGGACAAACATTGAACCGCGGGGAAAAGAAGAAATACCCAAAACATGTTCATGGCGAAGATGGGCTTGGAAATACACTTGATTTTGAGTGGGCACCAACCCTCCAAGCATCACAAGGACATGCGGTGGATTTCATCATCGAACAAGTGAAAAGCCGTCCCGATGAGATTACAATCATTGCAGTCGGGCCTCTGACCAATATCGCTTTGGCGATTAAAAAAGATCCGGAAATCATGTCCCTCGTTAAAGAGGTGATCATAATGGGCGGTGCCGTAAAAGTGCCGGGGAATGTAAACCCTTACGCAGAAGCGAACATCATATCCGATCCCGATGCAGCCGACCTTGTATTATCATCAGGTGTGCCAGTTACCTTGGTGGGGCTTGATGTGACGATGCAAACGTGTCTGCCGAAATCGAAGCTTGATGAATGGAGTGCAACCGGTAAGGAATCTGCCCAATTTCTTGCGGAAATGACCAACTATTATATGAAGGCGTACGATTCCTCCCACCCAGGATTAGGAGGTTGCGCTCTTCATGATCCGCTTGCAGTCGGGGTTGCCATCGATTCTGATTTTGTGAGTACAGAATCGATGAACATCAAGGTGGTGACCGAAGGCGAAGAGACGGGCCGAACGATCGGTCAGCCTGATAGCGAATCTCGTATCCGCGTTTGCACGGACGTGGATGCAGCTCGGTTCGTGAAACACTTTTTGGAACGGGTAATTCGAAGCTAGACCGAATAAATCTAGAGTAAGGTCGAATAAATCAGAGTTAGGTCGAATAATTCAGAGTAAGGTCGAATAAATCTGGAATAAGGACGGATAAATCGGAGTAAGGCCGAATAAATCAGAGTTAGGTCGAATTAATCTGGAATAAGGTCGAATAAATTAGAGTAAGGCCGGATTAATCGGAGTAAGACCGAATAAATCAGAGTAAGGCCGGATAAATCGGAGTAAGGCCGAATAATCTAGAGTATGGTCGAATAAATCTAGAGTAAGACCGAATAATTCAGAGTAAGGTCAAATAAATCGGAGTAAGGTCGAATAAATCTGGAATAAGGCCGAATTAATCCAATTACGGCCCAATAAATCCAACGCAAGGACGAAAAAAGCTGAATCAAGGCCAAATATTTCAAAAAAAGGACTTCCGTTTTGTCGGATGTCCTTTTTTAAATCTAATCAGCTTAAAACACAGGGGGGTTTTCAAACATTAATCAAACGGTTGATTAATTTCCGTCTAAAGTCACTTTATGGTTTGGACTAAAGTTATATATTTGAGTAATGCTTCTGAAATATTGGGTATATGGGACTTTTTTTTCGAAAAAATGTAAAACTCTTGAAATTATTATGAAAAAAAGTTTAGTGATTATGAAAAACAGGTACATAGACTTTAATGCTTCCATATTTAGGTTGAATATTATAATTATAAGTTACCATTTTTCGACTTCGTTCGTATTTATATGGCAGAATTTGTATGGTTCAATTAAAATGTATCTATAAGATAAAAGGAGGATTTTTACTATGTCACAAATTCGCGTAACACCTTCAGAGCTGAAAGATGTAGCAAGACAATATGATAATGAGAGCCAACAGGTAACGGATATCATTGGTCGTTTAGATAAAATGAGAGATCATTTAACGGGTATTTGGGAAGGTTCTTCCAGTGAGGCTTTCGTCGGGCAATATGAGGAATTGAAACCTTCATTCTTGGATATGGCCCGATTGTTGAATGAAGTTTCTCAACAATTGCACAAATCAGCGCAAATCCTTGAGGACACAGATAACCAGATTGCTAGTCAAATTCGCGGATAATCGTCGGAACAAAAGAGATAAAGAATTGTCTAGAAAAAGCGCCGCGACTCTTTTATGAAGATCGTGGTGCTTTTTTTTGCTTGAAATGAGGTGGGCTCTATATATATTCAATTAACGATCGATTTAAAGAGGTATACGGGGGAAGTTTTCGATTTGCAAGTGTCGGATTACCGATCCATCAAGATGGTAGTGGAAATAGTATGGCAGCTAAAGCAGATTGCCAGTACACCTAAAGAGGGCTATTGGGTACGGGTCCAGAATAAAGAGTTCGTATGTTCAGGCTATGATACCTTGCTTGATAGCGGGATTACGACTGGGGACCGCCTTGAGATCCTCTAATGGTTAAGTGCGGCTTGCATCATAGGAAAAAAGTCTAAAGCCCATAAGCAGGGAAAAAGGAGTACATAGAATGGATGAGTTAAAATCCTCCTATCTGGAGAAAAAGATTGAAGCACACATGGTGAAGGATGATGGTGGATATTTGTTCGTATTCCAACGAGCGAAACTGTCGATGCAGGATCCAATGGAATTGCAGCTAATCCATGAAGCTGATGATGCTCTCCGAAAACATATAGAAATGACAGAGGATGAGGTACATATCAGAGTAAATCCGCCAGCCTCTTTTTTTGTTTTTTCGAGAGCAAGAGAGAAAAATGTGATAGGCCGTTGGTTATCTGCTTATCAAGTCGTGAAGAAGATCAGAAATCATCAATTGACTCGGCTGATGCTTGCCGTCTGTCCGGAGAATATCGTTTTTGATCCAAGTATGTCCCCGTATTTCCTCCATTACGGTGTAAGAGACAGTTTGCCACCATATGAGCAGGATCAGGATACGTTATTTCGCGAAACGAAGG
This genomic stretch from Peribacillus muralis harbors:
- a CDS encoding quaternary amine ABC transporter ATP-binding protein, translated to MKPYVEVRNVSKIFGKSPKAATDLLIKGKSKKEILKETGQTVGVNNVNFEIYPGEIFVIMGLSGSGKSTLIRMFNRLIDPTLGEILIGGEDIVKMNAARLREVRQKKISMVFQNFALFPHKTILENAEFGLEIQKVDPAKRHDKAMKALEAVGLKGYENQLPSQLSGGMQQRVGLARALASDTDVLLMDEAFSALDPLIRKDMQDELVEIQDQYKKTIIFITHDLDEALRIGDRIALMKDGSVIQLGTPEQIMMNPANEFVEKFVEDVDLSKVLTASHVMIRPEKISVDRGPRVALEIMRKQGYSSIFVVDRKQKLLGAVTAEQARQAMSNNQSISEVMTTDIPTVKEDELLGNLMDVMATSSLPISVIDDEKRIKGILLRGAVIGALAGNKDSLNEMESE
- a CDS encoding nucleoside hydrolase, with the protein product MKSIIFDVDTGIDDALAMAYALHSPELEILGFTTCFGNVAVEDATRNTLAVLEKLDRHIPVFSGAGQTLNRGEKKKYPKHVHGEDGLGNTLDFEWAPTLQASQGHAVDFIIEQVKSRPDEITIIAVGPLTNIALAIKKDPEIMSLVKEVIIMGGAVKVPGNVNPYAEANIISDPDAADLVLSSGVPVTLVGLDVTMQTCLPKSKLDEWSATGKESAQFLAEMTNYYMKAYDSSHPGLGGCALHDPLAVGVAIDSDFVSTESMNIKVVTEGEETGRTIGQPDSESRIRVCTDVDAARFVKHFLERVIRS
- the hutH gene encoding histidine ammonia-lyase, with the protein product MITLTGQTLTIEDAKQVLYGGAFVTASAESVQKVEKSREAVENIVKQKKVVYGITTGFGKFSDVLIDAGDAEQLQWNLIHSHACGVGEPFPEVVSRAMVLLRANALLKGFSGVRPVVIERLIELLNAGVHPVIPQQGSLGASGDLAPLSHLALVLMGEGEVFYKGERMEAITALSKEGILPLTLKAKEGLALINGTQAMTGMGLVNYIEAEQLAHQTEAIASMTLEGLRGIEDAFDADVHLARGYRQQTEVAERIRRMINGSQLITKQGELRVQDAYSLRCIPQVHGASWQTLDYVKEKLEIEMNAATDNPLIFDDGEKVISGGNFHGQPIAFAMDFMKIAVAELANISERRIERLVNPQLNDLPPFLSPSPGLQSGAMIMQYCAASLVSENKTLAHPASVDSIPSSANQEDHVSMGTIGSRHAHQIIQNVRRVLAIELICALQAVEYRGTEKMAPFTKDFYTEARKIIPSITQDRIFAKDIEAAASWLLEIDWNSFIHGNLPTT
- a CDS encoding amino acid permease, yielding MISLGGAIGTGLFLGSGPAIHSAGPGGALVAYAVIGIMVYFIMTSLGELASFMPVSGAFSTYATRFIDPAIGFALGWNYWFTWAMTLAAELSAATMVMKFWFPHSPSFLWSSMFLVLIFLLNYISVKGYGEGEYWFSLIKVATIVIFIVVGILMIFGIMNGEAIGFKNFTVGDAPFAGGFLATLGIFIAAGFSFQGTEIVGVAAGESEDPAKNVPKAVRSIFWRIFLFYILAILIIGLIVPYTNGSLQGHTIMVSPFTMVFEKVGLAFAASVMNAIILTAVLSAGNSSLYVTSRMLYSMANEGLAPKIFGKLNKRGVPIWGLIVTSLVGMLAFFASVFGDGVIYVWLMNAVGVTGFIFWLGIAASHYRFRKAYIAQGHSLADLPYLSKWFPFGPIFSFVLCFFVLLAQNYQAFLGDHINWAGVMAAYLGIPFFLVMWLGYKFIKKTKVIPLEKCQIDFNEHRNM
- a CDS encoding WXG100 family type VII secretion target; this encodes MSQIRVTPSELKDVARQYDNESQQVTDIIGRLDKMRDHLTGIWEGSSSEAFVGQYEELKPSFLDMARLLNEVSQQLHKSAQILEDTDNQIASQIRG
- a CDS encoding EsaB/YukD family protein — encoded protein: MYIQLTIDLKRYTGEVFDLQVSDYRSIKMVVEIVWQLKQIASTPKEGYWVRVQNKEFVCSGYDTLLDSGITTGDRLEIL
- a CDS encoding glycine betaine ABC transporter substrate-binding protein — its product is MNMPKIPLGAWVDSLVDWITIVFAGLFTLITNVIEGLLNILVDVMSAGPSIVLILVLTLLVTYTSRWPLGIFTLISLLLIDNLGYWESSIQTLAIVLLSGFLTILIGIPIGIWCAQNNTVRKIVTPILDFMQTMPAFVYLIPSILFFGIGVVPGIIASFIFAIAPTIRMTNLGIQEVPNDLIEASDAFGSTSGQKLIKVQIPLATPTIMAGVNQSIMLALSMVVTASLVGAPGLGADVYRAVSQINVGQGFEAGLSIVIIAIILDRITQNLRKPAYEHIVSRKIIVIVLAILVVATALFSTFAKDTGVKGDENSFAAKANYEIIGIEPGAGIMKQTKTAISDYKLDDWKLVEGSSAAMVAELKKAIDKKEPIVVTGWTPHWMFSKYDLKYLEDPKEAYGGAENINSIARKGLEQDAPGAYKILDQFSWETKDMENVMVNVAEGMTPSEAADKWIKEHQDKVSKWTKDAVPGNGKKIKLVYVAWDTEIASTNVIGKVLEKNGYDVTLSQVEVGPMFAGVANGSADAMVAAWLPSTHKEYYDKYKADLVDLGPNLTGTKNGLVVPDYVEIDSIEDLK